The proteins below come from a single Zea mays cultivar B73 chromosome 8, Zm-B73-REFERENCE-NAM-5.0, whole genome shotgun sequence genomic window:
- the LOC109939276 gene encoding uncharacterized protein, giving the protein MYTRDYNIAKVGCSDHSVPTDNITFRESQVTRSSDLNQELNNGSLSPDKEMSDKETQSKQQQQSKLQQNKQKTVLLYSTRKRKQGQVVAVGNLISRDTTHEIGGTVLGDGYYAVAVHYLNNVEDERLPRPHGDLKTLEDAVGMCVAWPRTHLKRVKPTTEKRT; this is encoded by the exons ATGTATACTAGAGATTATAATATTGCCAAGGTGGGTTGCTCTGATCATTCAGTACCAACTGACAACATAACTTTCAGG GAATCACAAGTTACAAGGTCTAGTGACTTGAACCAGGAACTCAACAATGGATCACTATCTCCAGATAAAGAAATGTCTGATAAG GAAACTCAAAGCAAGCAACAACAACAAAGCAAATTGCAACAG AATAAACAGAAGACTGTCTTGTTGTACTCAACAAGGAAAAGAAAACAAGGCCAAGTTGTTGCTGTTGGTAATCTTATATCTAGAGATACTACTCATGAAATTGGAGGAACTGTACTTGGGGATGGATATTATGCTGTTGCGGTTCATTATCTTAACAATGTTGAAGATGAAAGATTACCTCGACCACACGGAGATCTTAAAactttggaggatgctgtgggcaTGTGTGTTGCTTGGCCTCGCACACAT CTTAAAAGAGTGAAGCCAACTACTGAGAAGCGCACTTGA
- the LOC118473212 gene encoding uncharacterized protein, whose translation MPMKHRRLQSLNLEAETQENVEQHEDVQDPQPELTIGFLEGEAPTRNKSFKIIWQNGVVREVFRNFRTAELWDLKGGRVLVETDKNGIPNQWSESILSSYLGELAQNSSFAPLHIPRWDNKLFKGPKERIIKDVEKKIIYSSETKWSTRDWILKTVNKRWRDYKSDLKKQYFNPDKRSFDQIEKDVPDGVNENQWSFLLGIWCSEAHQKLCRTNAESGKKQRHPHTSDRKSHARLKKEMEDKKKGSITKIDLWDESHKKRNGNYVNQNVQTLIGKAFDELENRRKDKGTLSTSDYDDVFENVIRKDLNIRGYYDDTYWSNGTDSHSIRGE comes from the exons ATGCCAATGAAACACAGAAGACTACAAAGTCTGAACTTAGAAGCTGAGACACAGGAAAACGTGGAACAACATGAAGATGTCCAAGATCCACAACCAGAGCTCACCATTGGGTTTCTTGAGGGAGAAGCGCCAACAAGGAATAAGTCATTCAAAATAATAT GGCAAAATGGAGTTGTTCGAGAGGTTTTTAGAAATTTCCGAACAGCTGAATTGTGGGATCTGAAAGGAGGAAGAGTACTAGTTGAAACTGACAAGAATGGCATTCCCAATCAGTGGTCTGAATCCATTCTCTCGTCATACCTTGGTGAGCTTGCACAAAATTCATCATTTGCACCATTACACATTCCGAGATGGGACAACAAATTATTCAAAGGTCCAAAGGAACGCATCATCAAAGATGTTGAG AAAAAAATTATCTATAGTAGCGAGACAAAATGGTCTACTCGAGATTGGATTCTTAAGACAGTGAATAAAAGGTGGAGAGACTACAAGTCAGACTTGAAGAAACAATACTTCAATCCAGATAAGAGGTCTTTTGACCAGATTGAAAAGGATGTCCCTGATGGTGTGAATGAAAATCAATGGAGTTTTCTGTTAGGCATATGGTGCAGTGAAGCACATCAG AAATTATGCCGGACAAATGCGGAATCTGGAAAGAAGCAGAGGCATCCACACACTAGCGATAGGAAAAGCCATGCTAGACTTAAAAAGGAGATG GAAGACAAGAAGAAAGGAAGCATCACTAAAATTGATCTTTGGGACGAGTCTCATAAGAAGAGGAATGGGAACTATGTCAATCAAAATGTGCAAACACTTATA GGTAAGGCCTTCGATGAATTAGAGAACAGGAGAAAGGACAAGGGGACACTTTCTACTAGTGATTATGATGATGTGTTTGAGAATGTCATAAGAAAAGACTTGAACATTCGTGGGTACTATGATGATACATATTGGAGCAATGGAACTGATTCACATTCAATCAGAGGAGAATAA